In Shewanella sp. MR-4, the genomic stretch GTGGACGTGTACCTAGGCCTAAAAAATCAGCTTGGCGGGTCGATAATAAAGACTGAGGGATCAAGGTTCTAGCAAATACCCAAGGCACAGAGTCGAGGCAGAGTAAGACTTCGCGTACCCAAACGGCGTTTTGCTTGGGATATTCTCCTTCGAGCGGGACGCATTGGCCTTCACCGAGGATTTTGACTTCGAACTTATCGCAACAGCCCTTGAGCTTTTGAGTCAGGCTTCCCGGCGCCAGTAACCATTCTTTGAGGGGAGAAGAGGGAAGATTTTTGGCGTTATCGGCACAAAACCATTGAATAGATTCGCCATAGGGAAAGCTTAAGCTGGTCACACTCATTAAATACTCGTTACAATATAAGCAAACGTCGGCAGTCTACCAGATAGATTGGGAAGTTTCTTCCATTGACCATTATTGTTTTTAGGGAGCTGTAAACCGCGATGAAAAAATTATTATCAGCCTGCCTGATCTTATTCAGTGTTGTATTGAGTGCATATGCGGCCGACGAGAAAGAAGCTGCTCCCGCTGGAGATTACGCTTACTACGGTTTTGAACCCGAAATCGTGACTAACTATATTTCAAACCGCAAGAAGCTGGGGTTTGTGAAGATCAGTGTCGAGCTGATGGTGAAAAATCCCGATGATCTCGTCATCCTCGAGCGCCATGACCCGCTGCTGCGCGCCGCGATTATCGAAGTGCTGGGTAATCAGGCCGAAGAAAAGATTAAGTCCCTCACTGGCCGCGAAGAAATCCGCCGTGAGTGTTTCGATATGGTGAATAATCTGCTGACCAAAGAAGCGGGCAAACCTCTCGTGGTCAACCTGCTGTTTACCTCCTATCTTTACGATTAATCTCGCTACTATGCTAAGGGCTGAACTTTGGTTCAGCCCGCCCTTGCTGATAAGTCATTATGCCTAAACCCGCCATTAAAACTGCCGCTAAACCCGCGACGTCATCCGCAGGAAAACGAGGTAAGCCAATCACGCCAAAATCGGTAGCCAAACCCCAAGCTGCGAAACCGAAAACGGTCAGCAAGCCCAAAGTAAAGCCCGGCGAGAAGAAGCGCTTACATCCACGTAATTTGCATATTAATGGCTATGACTTTCCGGTACTGATGGTGAGTTATCCCAAGCTAAAAGCCTTTGTTCGGCCCACGCCCTATGGCGACTTGTCTATCGATTTTGCCGATCCCTCGGCGGTAAAAACTCTTAATGCGGCTCTCTTGCAACATCATTATGGGCTGGCATTTTGGGATATTCCCAAGGGCGCGCTGTGCCCACCAATCCCTGGACGGGTCGATTATCTGCACTACTTGGCCGATCTGTTATTTGAGGGCGGCAAAGTTAAGCGCGCTGCGGCAATCCGTGCCTTAGATATAGGCACTGGGGCGAATGGTGTTTACGCCATCTTAGGGCATCAAGTGTATGACTGGCAGTTTGTCGCCTCGGATATTAATCCTCAGTCGCTTACCAATGTGCAGCGGATTATCGACAATAACCCGAGTTTGCAGGGGCACTTATCCTTAAGGCGGCAGCAGGATGACAAGGCGGTCTTTAAGGGGATTATTCAAGCTTCTGATCGCTTCGAGCTAACCCTGTGCAATCCTCCCTTTCATGGCTCGTTAAAAGAAGCGAGTCAAGGCTCGCTGCGTAAGGTGCGTAATCTGCAACTTAATCGGGGTGAGCAGCCTAAAGCGACCAGCGCGACCTTAAACTTTGGCGGTCAGGCGGCGGAGTTATGGTGCCAAGGGGGGGAAAAGCAATTTTTAGCAACTATGATCCGCGAGAGCCAAGCGTTTGCCGAGCAGTGTTTGTGGTTTACCAGCTTAGTGTCGAAGCAGGAGAATCTAAAGCCCTGTTATCAGGCTTTGGAAAAGTTAGGTGTCGATACCGTTAAAACCATCGAGATGCAGCAGGGCAATAAGATCACTCGGTTACTCGCATGGAGTTTCCATTCGCAGGCTAAACGTTTGCAGTGGCGAAATCAGATAGTTAGCGGGACATAAAACACAGGCGCCGAGAGCGCCTGTGTTTTTAGTCAGCCTCAATTACTGGGCTTTTTCCTGTGGATGGTCACGGCGAAATAGTGCCCACTCATCAATTTTTTCACCGCTTGGCAAAGTACAGACACCTTGTTCACCTTCAGCAGTCTTTTGGATTTCCGAGGTGCCGCCCAGTGAGACGCAATATTCGGCGGCTGGATTGGCGATTTTCACTTTAGTTGCTGCTTTAGTTTCAGTTTTTACTTCGGCTGGCGCCTGGGTTGCAGGCTCGGTTTTGTCGCCGCAGCCGGCTAAGCTGCCGCACATAATCAGGCCGATTAACAGTGGTGATGTTAACTTCATGCTGTTTTCCTTGTCGTTGAGTGA encodes the following:
- a CDS encoding chorismate--pyruvate lyase family protein, with protein sequence MSVTSLSFPYGESIQWFCADNAKNLPSSPLKEWLLAPGSLTQKLKGCCDKFEVKILGEGQCVPLEGEYPKQNAVWVREVLLCLDSVPWVFARTLIPQSLLSTRQADFLGLGTRPLGELLFSQDSFVPGRIEIARFTTESRLAQLAQSLAQNVEHELWGRRRYFHHDQEEMFVSEMFLPAAVQAMAKLKLD
- a CDS encoding flagellar basal body-associated protein FliL; protein product: MKKLLSACLILFSVVLSAYAADEKEAAPAGDYAYYGFEPEIVTNYISNRKKLGFVKISVELMVKNPDDLVILERHDPLLRAAIIEVLGNQAEEKIKSLTGREEIRRECFDMVNNLLTKEAGKPLVVNLLFTSYLYD
- the rlmF gene encoding 23S rRNA (adenine(1618)-N(6))-methyltransferase RlmF → MPKPAIKTAAKPATSSAGKRGKPITPKSVAKPQAAKPKTVSKPKVKPGEKKRLHPRNLHINGYDFPVLMVSYPKLKAFVRPTPYGDLSIDFADPSAVKTLNAALLQHHYGLAFWDIPKGALCPPIPGRVDYLHYLADLLFEGGKVKRAAAIRALDIGTGANGVYAILGHQVYDWQFVASDINPQSLTNVQRIIDNNPSLQGHLSLRRQQDDKAVFKGIIQASDRFELTLCNPPFHGSLKEASQGSLRKVRNLQLNRGEQPKATSATLNFGGQAAELWCQGGEKQFLATMIRESQAFAEQCLWFTSLVSKQENLKPCYQALEKLGVDTVKTIEMQQGNKITRLLAWSFHSQAKRLQWRNQIVSGT
- a CDS encoding DUF333 domain-containing protein, whose product is MKLTSPLLIGLIMCGSLAGCGDKTEPATQAPAEVKTETKAATKVKIANPAAEYCVSLGGTSEIQKTAEGEQGVCTLPSGEKIDEWALFRRDHPQEKAQ